One window of Legionella pneumophila subsp. pneumophila str. Philadelphia 1 genomic DNA carries:
- the traK gene encoding type-F conjugative transfer system secretin TraK yields the protein MKQMAMIFSLGLLIATAEGAQIKTVRNYEDIFINASIKEPNNLMLEDDRIQQIKAPGNTLVDACNGKANCKLIDDTTGILTFLPSPLYHTRAFTINLLTEKGLFYNVRVEPKPIASQTIVFKSYRNPVIRARAPHTSSYEKVMVGFLRALVNGYLPEGFTQTIPKNPSVYKAQKTQLKRLLTVNGNRMRGEIFELKNVTNQPIDAKESWFNWPGTKGVALAKTHLAPFETTRLYRIS from the coding sequence ATGAAACAAATGGCAATGATATTCAGCTTAGGCTTATTAATAGCAACAGCAGAAGGTGCTCAAATAAAAACAGTCAGAAATTATGAAGATATTTTCATTAATGCCTCAATTAAAGAACCCAATAATCTTATGTTAGAGGATGATCGCATTCAGCAAATAAAAGCACCTGGCAACACCCTGGTTGATGCATGCAATGGGAAGGCGAATTGCAAATTAATTGATGATACGACGGGTATTCTTACTTTTTTGCCATCGCCTCTATACCACACACGAGCTTTTACTATCAATTTGCTGACTGAAAAAGGTCTTTTTTACAACGTGCGTGTAGAACCAAAGCCCATTGCGTCACAAACAATCGTTTTTAAATCCTACAGAAATCCTGTAATTCGTGCCCGCGCTCCACATACATCAAGTTATGAAAAGGTGATGGTTGGTTTTTTACGAGCGCTTGTTAATGGGTATTTGCCAGAAGGTTTTACCCAAACAATACCCAAAAATCCTTCAGTCTATAAAGCACAAAAAACACAACTAAAACGCTTATTGACAGTTAATGGCAATCGTATGCGGGGTGAAATTTTTGAGTTAAAAAACGTAACCAACCAGCCTATTGATGCCAAGGAATCCTGGTTTAATTGGCCTGGAACCAAAGGGGTGGCGCTTGCTAAAACCCATTTAGCGCCGTTTGAAACTACTCGATTGTACAGGATTAGCTAA
- the csrA gene encoding carbon storage regulator CsrA, which yields MLSLTRRVGESIVIGEDIFITVLCCKGNQVRIGFNAPNSVAIHRYEIYQKIQSEKHDGLADPTKKFCPSMQQSILNHH from the coding sequence ATGTTGAGTTTAACTAGAAGAGTCGGTGAAAGCATTGTTATTGGAGAAGATATATTTATCACAGTTCTATGTTGTAAAGGGAATCAGGTACGCATTGGGTTTAATGCACCCAATTCAGTAGCCATCCACCGTTATGAAATTTATCAAAAAATTCAATCTGAAAAGCACGATGGTTTGGCTGATCCAACAAAGAAATTTTGCCCATCAATGCAGCAATCAATCCTCAATCACCATTAA
- a CDS encoding CDP-alcohol phosphatidyltransferase family protein, translating to MIEQHLRPLYQRLCVNPITPVLIERVTPNQVTFFSGVLGLLVIPALWLNLPYLAISLLLLSGYCDTLDGTIARLTNHSSDWGSVLDIMTDRVVEVGVVFALWAINPNERGLGSLLMMASILLCITSFLVVGIFKTNDSEKSFHYSPGLIERAEAFVFFIAMMLWPNHFLSLAMIFSLLVIGTAMHRLYEFHKQSI from the coding sequence ATGATAGAACAACACCTTAGGCCACTGTATCAACGCCTTTGTGTCAATCCAATTACTCCTGTGTTGATAGAGCGAGTGACCCCAAATCAAGTCACCTTCTTTTCTGGCGTATTGGGTCTTTTAGTGATACCCGCACTGTGGCTAAATCTACCCTATCTGGCCATTAGTTTACTATTACTGTCTGGATATTGTGATACCCTCGATGGTACTATTGCTCGTCTAACTAACCATAGCTCTGACTGGGGTAGTGTATTGGATATTATGACTGATCGCGTGGTTGAGGTGGGTGTTGTGTTTGCCTTATGGGCTATTAATCCAAATGAGCGGGGTCTTGGGTCTTTGTTAATGATGGCGAGTATACTACTTTGTATCACGAGTTTTCTTGTTGTGGGTATTTTTAAGACTAATGATTCAGAAAAAAGTTTTCATTACAGCCCAGGATTAATAGAAAGAGCTGAAGCCTTTGTTTTTTTTATAGCCATGATGCTTTGGCCAAACCACTTCCTAAGTTTAGCAATGATCTTTTCTTTGTTAGTGATAGGGACAGCGATGCACAGGCTTTATGAATTTCATAAGCAATCTATTTAA
- a CDS encoding fimbrial protein: MSLLNQFRSNVLSSINAHIGKIFILICLLIMAQGTFAADALSAAEEVVKDTYNGSIKTYLYVGEAVAAVVTLMFTRNIKTLGGVGAMAIFLNVVAMLAGV, translated from the coding sequence ATGTCTTTATTAAATCAGTTCAGAAGTAACGTGTTAAGCAGTATTAATGCTCACATTGGAAAGATTTTCATACTTATTTGCTTGCTAATAATGGCTCAAGGAACCTTTGCAGCGGATGCTTTATCCGCTGCAGAAGAAGTAGTTAAGGATACCTACAATGGTTCGATAAAAACCTATCTTTATGTCGGAGAAGCTGTAGCGGCTGTTGTTACCTTGATGTTTACTCGAAATATTAAAACGCTTGGCGGCGTTGGGGCGATGGCTATTTTTCTAAATGTCGTTGCAATGCTAGCAGGGGTTTAA
- the traL gene encoding type IV conjugative transfer system protein TraL has translation MEDPRKYKTPQYLNEPYRLIIFTLDEVMVGALTLYVFGAVCGFFVTSLILTCAFLFLMKRMKGNEGPYFYIHLFYWFFSLSPKLRATPPSWIRAFLG, from the coding sequence ATGGAAGATCCGAGAAAATACAAAACACCCCAATATCTTAATGAGCCTTATCGATTGATTATTTTTACACTCGATGAGGTCATGGTAGGAGCACTAACTCTCTACGTATTTGGGGCTGTTTGTGGTTTTTTTGTTACCTCATTGATTCTAACCTGTGCGTTTCTATTTCTTATGAAACGCATGAAGGGTAATGAAGGTCCCTATTTTTATATCCACCTTTTTTATTGGTTCTTTTCTCTATCACCTAAGTTACGGGCAACACCACCGTCATGGATTAGAGCGTTTTTGGGGTAA
- a CDS encoding TraB/VirB10 family protein yields MSIQLKKQQQIFLGIVIGVIVLVIACFALLGNKTVKSREVDKPAYKKHSLASPISTATNESHWIEKTQNAWRAELAKSELFDKNLKALGDEKDKQSKLITSQKDELSEMKSTLSELKHQIVKLQMERTTPIDGTLKNNEPQNGLLPRADEAAASNSMEMDSGFIQYTAKLNKKSKPRIKTPNNYVFSNTFAKAVVLQGADASAGVLSQANPDIMIFQIVDDGVMPNKYRAPLKGCMVSASVIGDISSERGKFRTERLSCIHSNGTNIDIQVTGIISDSKNGIRGRAVWRDEPMVKKAFWGNFWESMGNIGQQYSTDYSTSPLGSVSTIQAGKIPLAAVSSGGSGAAKMYAQYNIKRAEMYHPIIQLPPIVTVDVTFLKGFWLDGGTDTNAPEQPEESQNSKVAFEAPAESETAEEKAANQFFYKNHSF; encoded by the coding sequence ATGTCTATTCAACTTAAAAAACAACAACAGATCTTTTTAGGGATTGTTATCGGCGTTATAGTGTTGGTGATTGCGTGCTTTGCCTTATTGGGAAACAAGACAGTTAAATCCAGAGAGGTTGATAAACCCGCTTATAAAAAACACAGCTTAGCCAGCCCGATATCTACTGCCACTAATGAATCCCATTGGATTGAGAAAACACAAAATGCCTGGCGAGCTGAGCTTGCAAAATCAGAGCTCTTTGATAAAAACCTCAAGGCATTAGGTGATGAAAAAGACAAGCAAAGCAAGCTCATTACCTCGCAAAAAGATGAACTATCTGAAATGAAATCCACACTTTCTGAATTAAAGCATCAAATAGTTAAGCTACAAATGGAGCGTACTACCCCAATAGATGGGACATTAAAAAACAATGAGCCTCAAAATGGGTTGTTACCCCGAGCAGATGAAGCGGCAGCGAGCAACTCCATGGAGATGGATTCGGGATTTATTCAATACACAGCCAAGTTAAATAAAAAATCCAAGCCACGAATCAAAACACCCAATAATTATGTCTTCTCCAACACCTTTGCTAAAGCAGTTGTTTTACAAGGTGCAGATGCATCTGCGGGAGTTTTAAGCCAAGCAAATCCCGACATTATGATATTTCAAATTGTCGATGATGGAGTGATGCCGAATAAATACAGGGCACCACTTAAAGGCTGTATGGTAAGTGCTTCTGTAATTGGCGATATTTCCAGTGAGCGAGGAAAGTTTCGTACCGAACGATTAAGTTGCATTCATTCCAATGGCACCAATATCGACATCCAGGTTACAGGCATCATTTCAGATTCTAAAAACGGAATTCGTGGGCGTGCGGTATGGCGTGATGAACCGATGGTGAAAAAAGCTTTTTGGGGGAACTTCTGGGAAAGCATGGGCAATATTGGCCAGCAATATTCCACTGATTACAGCACCTCGCCTCTAGGAAGTGTATCAACCATTCAAGCAGGAAAAATTCCTCTCGCGGCTGTTTCTAGTGGCGGATCGGGCGCTGCAAAAATGTATGCGCAATACAACATCAAGCGTGCTGAAATGTACCACCCGATTATTCAATTGCCTCCAATCGTTACAGTAGATGTAACTTTTCTTAAGGGTTTTTGGCTTGATGGGGGAACGGACACTAATGCCCCTGAACAACCAGAAGAAAGCCAAAATTCCAAAGTAGCTTTTGAAGCCCCTGCCGAGTCTGAGACTGCTGAAGAAAAAGCTGCCAACCAATTTTTCTATAAAAACCACTCTTTCTAA
- a CDS encoding DoxX family protein, with the protein MLNNSVETSINKPFISKIIQIYLSVTKVLEKIALPVLVLFMRLWMAKIFWYSGMTKISNWQSTVFLFREEYKVPFVPPEITACLATSFELACPVLLIFGFATRLATLPLLAMTAVIQFTYLDLIDHRYWAMLLALILFYGPGSLSLDHLISKKFGLLASSRGDVA; encoded by the coding sequence ATGCTCAATAATTCGGTAGAAACTTCTATAAATAAGCCGTTCATTTCTAAAATTATTCAAATTTATCTATCAGTTACAAAGGTTTTGGAGAAAATTGCCCTTCCTGTGCTTGTTTTATTCATGCGCTTATGGATGGCTAAAATCTTCTGGTATTCTGGCATGACTAAAATATCAAACTGGCAGTCGACCGTCTTCTTGTTTAGGGAAGAATATAAAGTTCCTTTTGTGCCTCCAGAAATTACTGCTTGTCTTGCAACCTCTTTTGAGCTCGCTTGCCCTGTACTTCTTATCTTTGGGTTTGCAACAAGACTTGCAACATTGCCTTTACTGGCTATGACCGCTGTCATTCAGTTTACCTATCTCGATTTAATAGACCATCGTTACTGGGCTATGCTGCTTGCTTTGATTTTATTTTATGGCCCGGGTTCACTATCTCTTGACCACTTAATTTCTAAGAAATTTGGATTATTGGCATCTTCGCGTGGCGATGTTGCCTAA
- a CDS encoding HvfC/BufC N-terminal domain-containing protein, translated as MHELLKLQESFYRNIFKKDVDLSFISSDFSQERLDVYRQTIFENMINALRITYPGVWKLIGNECANSVAYTYCKKDKYLPKTGWLDDFGGDFPDFLSTLQQLSELPYLSDYAHYEWLKHLAYGAVDSKSISPQDLMTIPEEEIDHIKLNFCPSVCIFQSKYPLFDIHDTIENCSSKAITLKTEAAYGVIGCKENEIHTYWIAEDQWHFIKKLFEGAKLLESVQYAQTINQNFDLTSAVAFVLQEQLVDNIIKTGGNNAQ; from the coding sequence ATGCATGAATTACTTAAATTACAAGAGTCCTTTTATCGAAATATCTTTAAAAAAGACGTTGATTTAAGTTTTATAAGCTCGGATTTCTCCCAAGAACGGCTAGATGTTTATCGTCAGACTATTTTTGAAAATATGATCAATGCTTTGAGGATTACTTATCCAGGCGTTTGGAAATTAATCGGCAATGAGTGTGCCAATAGTGTTGCCTATACTTATTGCAAAAAGGATAAGTACTTACCAAAGACAGGCTGGCTTGATGATTTTGGTGGAGATTTCCCTGACTTTCTTTCCACATTACAGCAACTGTCTGAGTTGCCCTATTTAAGTGATTATGCCCACTATGAATGGCTCAAACATTTGGCGTATGGGGCTGTAGACTCTAAGTCCATTTCCCCTCAAGATTTAATGACCATCCCCGAAGAGGAAATAGATCATATCAAACTGAATTTTTGTCCTTCAGTTTGTATTTTTCAGTCCAAATACCCGTTGTTTGATATTCATGATACCATTGAGAATTGTAGTTCAAAAGCAATTACCCTTAAGACAGAAGCAGCTTATGGTGTTATTGGCTGTAAGGAAAACGAAATACATACCTATTGGATTGCCGAAGATCAGTGGCATTTCATAAAGAAATTATTTGAAGGTGCAAAGCTTTTAGAGAGCGTCCAGTATGCACAAACAATCAATCAAAATTTTGACTTAACTTCAGCAGTTGCTTTTGTGTTACAGGAGCAGCTGGTCGACAATATCATTAAAACCGGAGGCAATAATGCTCAATAA
- a CDS encoding helix-turn-helix domain-containing protein, whose amino-acid sequence MNIKEKIGQRIQEERIAKGLTRKALEELTDDLKQSRISNWERGDRTPGPEEIKQLARALDISPAYLMCLTDEKRPKKIPGLGSLVPLLDHQQACDPKGFIQRVRNEHNSDEISFIPISSELSTRLGENAFALKMKDESMHPELRVNDILIIDPNSELHPGSLVAAQLNEENEVIVRRYKQLTLSKEFNPFELRAENDNWGNIKIDKVTDAIIIGVIVCVVRYTGRY is encoded by the coding sequence ATGAATATAAAAGAAAAAATTGGTCAAAGAATTCAAGAAGAACGGATAGCAAAAGGATTAACTAGAAAGGCCCTTGAGGAGTTAACTGATGATCTTAAACAATCAAGAATTAGCAATTGGGAGCGAGGTGATAGAACTCCAGGGCCTGAAGAAATAAAACAACTTGCTAGAGCACTAGATATTTCACCTGCTTATTTGATGTGCCTAACCGATGAGAAACGTCCAAAAAAAATTCCAGGATTAGGGTCATTGGTTCCACTGCTCGATCATCAACAAGCCTGCGATCCTAAAGGATTCATTCAAAGGGTTAGGAACGAACATAATTCAGATGAAATAAGCTTTATACCGATTTCTTCTGAGCTTAGTACTCGTCTTGGAGAAAATGCATTTGCTCTAAAAATGAAAGATGAGAGTATGCACCCTGAATTAAGAGTTAATGATATTTTGATTATTGATCCCAATTCTGAACTGCATCCAGGAAGTTTAGTTGCAGCACAGCTTAACGAAGAAAATGAGGTTATCGTGCGTAGATATAAACAACTAACCTTATCAAAAGAATTTAATCCATTTGAATTGCGGGCCGAAAATGATAATTGGGGGAATATAAAAATTGATAAAGTAACTGACGCTATAATTATCGGCGTTATTGTGTGTGTTGTGAGGTATACAGGGAGATACTAA
- the msrA gene encoding peptide-methionine (S)-S-oxide reductase MsrA, protein MRYLFILIALLSQPLFAKPSEAIFAGGCFWCVEADFDKVPGVLETISGYDGGTEPRPGYALVSSGKTAYVEVVRVVFDSDKVTYQELLDFYWRHIDPTVQNQQFCDVGKQYRSVIFYLNDDQKKAALASIDEIKKRFPKVYTEVIPSTTFYPAEEYHQDYYQKNPIRYKYYRYNCGRDARIKELWDEKSS, encoded by the coding sequence ATGCGCTACCTCTTTATTTTGATAGCTCTTCTATCCCAACCACTTTTTGCTAAACCATCCGAAGCCATCTTTGCTGGTGGTTGTTTTTGGTGTGTTGAAGCCGATTTTGATAAAGTTCCTGGGGTTTTAGAGACTATTTCAGGCTATGATGGTGGTACTGAGCCTAGGCCTGGTTATGCATTGGTCTCATCGGGTAAAACTGCTTATGTAGAGGTTGTGCGTGTTGTCTTTGATAGCGATAAAGTGACCTATCAAGAATTACTAGATTTTTATTGGCGTCATATCGACCCAACAGTACAAAACCAGCAATTTTGCGATGTTGGTAAGCAATATCGCAGCGTCATTTTCTATTTAAATGACGATCAAAAAAAGGCAGCTTTAGCTAGTATTGATGAAATAAAAAAACGATTTCCTAAGGTATATACAGAGGTAATTCCCTCTACAACGTTTTATCCTGCAGAAGAATATCATCAAGATTATTATCAAAAAAATCCAATTCGTTACAAATATTACCGTTACAATTGTGGTCGTGATGCTCGTATCAAGGAGTTATGGGATGAAAAGTCTAGTTAG
- a CDS encoding FAD-dependent oxidoreductase produces MKISAIKTWLPLLIIIVLLGLFLGLGLNKYVSFASLRDNHEWLIAITKSHFYLVSFVFIIIYTVAVALSIPGAIFLTLIGGFLFGILWGTFLVVLSATLGATILFFAVQSSLGEVFSKRASGWVKRMRSGFKDNAFSYLLTLRLIPLFPFWVINIVSAVLGVSASTFIIATFIGIIPGSIVYVSVGNGLGELFAASLQPNLGIIFEPKFILPLLGLAALSLIPVFYKKKGKQGTEKMKDKDLFCDLAIIGGGSAGLSIAAGCSQLGLQVVLVEPNKMGGDCLNYGCIPSKTLLNTAKIFYQTKHSTVLGIQAKSVKIDFLQVMQQVHNVIACIAKNDSVERFTSLGVQVIQEAGHFIGPKQFKLKRKIIRAKHFVIATGSSPAIPPIQNLNKVSYLTNETIFNLKVQPEHLIVIGGGPIGCELAQAFAMLGSKVTILEAFTILPKDDADCVAIIRSQLESMQIALYEQIKINKIEESADKTISVHLENQDNPITITGSHLLVSTGRVANVDGLGLEKAGVQYTTRGINTNARLQTTNKKIYAIGDVTGPYQFTHMASYQAGIALRNIAFKWPAKVDYKAVPWVTYTEPELAHVGLLASEALKDPTLKITEFAFAEVDRAQAENKVNGKIKIITGKKAKILGVSIVGAHAGELILPWVIAVKERKSLRTFTDAIAAYPTFSEISKRVAGEYYKPFIFSSKIRTFVRWLNKLG; encoded by the coding sequence ATGAAAATTAGTGCAATAAAAACTTGGCTGCCCTTATTAATTATAATAGTTTTATTAGGTCTTTTTTTGGGTTTAGGCTTAAATAAATACGTAAGTTTTGCCAGTTTACGAGACAATCATGAATGGCTTATAGCCATAACAAAATCACATTTTTATCTGGTCTCTTTCGTTTTTATAATAATTTATACAGTGGCTGTAGCACTCTCTATCCCAGGTGCTATCTTTTTGACTTTAATAGGCGGCTTCTTATTTGGAATACTTTGGGGAACTTTTTTGGTGGTTCTAAGTGCCACTTTAGGTGCAACGATTCTTTTTTTTGCAGTCCAATCGTCCTTAGGCGAAGTGTTTTCCAAGCGTGCTTCAGGTTGGGTTAAGCGGATGCGTTCTGGGTTTAAAGACAATGCATTTTCTTATTTGCTCACCTTGCGACTTATCCCATTATTTCCTTTCTGGGTGATTAATATCGTTTCTGCCGTATTGGGTGTGAGCGCTTCTACTTTTATCATAGCCACTTTTATAGGAATTATTCCTGGCTCTATTGTCTATGTGTCTGTTGGTAATGGATTGGGCGAACTATTTGCAGCAAGCCTTCAGCCTAATCTGGGGATTATTTTTGAACCCAAATTTATTCTACCTTTATTAGGATTAGCCGCTCTTTCTTTGATTCCTGTTTTTTACAAAAAAAAGGGTAAACAGGGTACTGAAAAAATGAAAGATAAAGATTTATTTTGTGATTTGGCCATTATTGGCGGGGGTTCTGCAGGCTTAAGTATCGCTGCAGGTTGCTCTCAATTGGGATTACAAGTGGTATTGGTTGAACCAAACAAAATGGGAGGTGATTGTTTAAATTACGGTTGTATCCCTTCTAAAACGCTATTGAACACTGCCAAAATCTTTTATCAAACCAAACATTCGACTGTTTTAGGTATTCAGGCAAAATCGGTGAAAATTGATTTTTTGCAAGTGATGCAGCAGGTGCATAATGTGATAGCGTGTATTGCAAAAAATGATTCGGTGGAACGTTTTACCTCTCTAGGTGTTCAGGTTATTCAAGAAGCAGGGCATTTTATAGGGCCAAAACAGTTTAAATTAAAAAGGAAAATTATTCGGGCCAAACATTTTGTGATTGCTACAGGCTCATCTCCAGCCATCCCTCCTATCCAGAACTTAAACAAGGTCTCTTATTTAACTAATGAAACCATCTTTAACCTAAAAGTACAACCTGAGCATTTGATTGTTATCGGCGGAGGTCCTATAGGCTGTGAATTAGCTCAGGCTTTCGCAATGCTTGGGTCTAAAGTCACTATTTTAGAAGCCTTTACTATTCTTCCTAAGGATGATGCCGATTGCGTGGCTATTATTCGAAGTCAACTTGAGTCGATGCAGATAGCACTTTATGAGCAAATTAAAATTAACAAAATAGAAGAGAGTGCTGATAAGACCATTAGTGTTCATTTGGAAAACCAGGACAACCCAATTACTATCACAGGCTCGCATTTGTTGGTATCAACAGGTCGTGTGGCTAATGTGGACGGGCTCGGTTTGGAAAAAGCAGGCGTTCAATACACCACCAGAGGGATAAACACGAATGCCAGACTTCAAACCACTAATAAAAAAATCTATGCCATAGGCGATGTGACAGGGCCTTATCAATTTACGCACATGGCTAGTTATCAAGCGGGTATTGCATTGAGAAATATTGCTTTTAAATGGCCTGCAAAAGTAGATTACAAAGCGGTGCCTTGGGTGACTTATACTGAGCCCGAATTAGCCCACGTGGGCCTATTGGCGAGTGAGGCCTTAAAAGATCCTACATTAAAAATCACAGAATTTGCCTTCGCCGAGGTGGACAGAGCCCAAGCGGAAAATAAGGTAAATGGCAAAATAAAAATCATAACCGGTAAAAAAGCTAAAATTTTGGGTGTGAGCATAGTGGGCGCTCATGCGGGTGAATTAATTTTACCTTGGGTTATAGCCGTTAAAGAACGGAAAAGTTTGCGAACTTTTACCGATGCGATTGCAGCGTACCCCACTTTTAGTGAAATTAGTAAGCGAGTTGCGGGAGAGTATTATAAGCCGTTTATATTTTCTTCTAAAATTCGAACTTTCGTTCGTTGGCTAAATAAATTAGGATAA
- the msrB gene encoding peptide-methionine (R)-S-oxide reductase MsrB — protein sequence MKSLVSFIVSVFMLNTALAYTPEFNKSEKLKQLTPLQYQVTQKAATEKPFDNPYWNNEQAGIYVDIVSGEPLFSSLDKYDSGTGWPSFTKPINTANVILKPARHYLFFVQTEVLSKNAQSHLGHVFNDGPKPTGERYCMNSAALRFIPKDQMSKEGYEEYLTLFK from the coding sequence ATGAAAAGTCTAGTTAGTTTTATTGTAAGCGTATTTATGCTAAATACTGCCCTGGCTTACACGCCTGAATTTAACAAATCCGAAAAACTAAAACAGCTTACGCCTCTACAATACCAAGTGACTCAAAAGGCTGCTACAGAAAAACCTTTTGATAATCCCTATTGGAATAATGAACAAGCCGGAATTTATGTGGACATAGTTTCAGGAGAGCCTCTGTTTAGTTCTCTGGATAAATACGACTCAGGAACCGGTTGGCCTAGTTTTACAAAACCCATAAATACCGCAAATGTTATTTTAAAACCCGCGAGACACTATTTGTTTTTTGTGCAAACTGAAGTGCTTTCTAAAAATGCGCAATCTCATTTAGGGCATGTATTTAATGACGGCCCAAAACCCACCGGTGAACGATATTGCATGAATTCGGCGGCATTGCGATTTATCCCAAAAGATCAAATGAGCAAAGAAGGCTATGAAGAGTATTTAACTCTTTTTAAATAG
- the traE gene encoding type IV conjugative transfer system protein TraE: MKIEQKKSELMKEKKIRVLFIGISSVLLAMTFMQSITIVVLLHYAHSKHETHFIPPKISQEFTLSGTGVSEGYLRDMTNFLTQLRFNITSSSATYQFNALLGYVAPSLYGDIRAQLVKEVEQINHEHLSSVFYPSTFEIDIKHLSVKVMGQMKRFVGADLMSDVRETFLIRYSYEYGLLKLTNLEKV, from the coding sequence ATGAAAATAGAACAAAAAAAATCAGAATTAATGAAGGAAAAAAAGATTAGGGTTTTATTCATAGGTATTAGTAGTGTGCTGCTAGCTATGACATTCATGCAATCAATTACCATTGTGGTCTTATTGCATTATGCTCATAGCAAACATGAAACCCATTTCATCCCACCTAAAATATCTCAAGAATTTACACTTTCTGGAACAGGTGTTTCGGAAGGTTATTTAAGAGACATGACCAATTTCTTAACGCAACTTCGTTTTAATATCACTTCAAGTTCAGCCACTTACCAATTTAATGCGCTCTTAGGCTATGTAGCTCCCTCACTGTATGGGGACATCAGGGCGCAATTGGTTAAGGAAGTCGAACAAATTAATCACGAACATTTATCCAGCGTGTTTTATCCATCGACCTTTGAAATTGATATCAAACACTTGAGCGTAAAAGTAATGGGACAGATGAAGCGTTTTGTTGGCGCGGATTTGATGTCTGATGTACGGGAGACTTTTTTGATTAGGTATTCCTATGAGTATGGCCTGTTGAAACTAACGAATCTTGAGAAGGTGTAA
- a CDS encoding sterol desaturase family protein, producing MSEINYSTVQYYLVLILIFIYLSLFVLEKKWPLRKATRPLLPRLAINFTFTLLVYVIASLFISPLAKATVLFTFSHDFGLLSMLPFNQWVVFILGFLLMDLSFYYWHALNHKLPLLWRFHVVHHADPDLDVSTAMRFHCVEIMYSSLFRLVQLGLIGVSPLLFFCYEFFFQAHTFFQHSNIKLPFRFERLINKIIVTPRMHGIHHSNYLNETNSNYGVVFSFWDRLHQTIKLDIPQQAIIIGVPGYSKPSDNSLIRLLLMPIKAQRHYWQIKKDFHFSRKSKTSDKKVRTLCE from the coding sequence ATGTCTGAGATCAATTACAGTACAGTACAATATTACTTAGTACTCATTCTTATTTTTATTTATTTGTCATTGTTTGTTTTAGAGAAAAAGTGGCCTTTAAGAAAAGCAACTCGCCCATTATTGCCGCGATTAGCAATTAATTTCACCTTTACCCTCTTGGTTTATGTCATCGCAAGTCTGTTTATTAGCCCCTTAGCAAAAGCCACCGTCCTTTTCACCTTTAGCCATGATTTCGGCCTTCTATCTATGCTTCCCTTTAATCAATGGGTAGTGTTTATACTTGGGTTTTTGTTAATGGATTTAAGCTTTTACTACTGGCATGCTCTAAATCATAAACTTCCGTTGTTGTGGCGATTCCATGTCGTGCATCACGCTGATCCTGACTTAGATGTTTCAACCGCCATGCGTTTTCATTGTGTGGAAATTATGTATTCGAGTCTCTTTAGGTTGGTGCAATTAGGGTTGATTGGAGTGAGTCCCTTACTCTTTTTTTGCTATGAATTTTTTTTTCAAGCACATACTTTTTTTCAACACAGCAATATCAAATTGCCTTTTCGCTTTGAACGGCTAATTAATAAAATTATCGTTACTCCAAGAATGCATGGCATTCATCATTCCAATTATCTCAATGAAACCAATAGTAATTATGGGGTTGTATTTTCATTTTGGGATAGGTTGCATCAAACAATCAAATTAGATATTCCCCAACAAGCTATAATAATTGGTGTACCTGGGTATTCCAAGCCATCAGATAATAGTCTTATACGGTTACTTTTGATGCCAATTAAAGCTCAACGCCACTATTGGCAAATAAAAAAGGATTTTCATTTTAGTCGAAAGTCAAAAACTTCTGATAAGAAAGTAAGAACGTTATGTGAATAA